One Streptomyces lincolnensis genomic region harbors:
- a CDS encoding SRPBCC family protein, giving the protein MTKTSVPITVFARTTSSPAHTYQVIVPIDLAQVFKPWGPLPGVAEVRDQTGTWNRPGTSRQTWFTDGSKADERLTEIAEGHGFAYELSGFTNVLAKLTSGVRGEWSFLPDGTGTSIRWTYDFRPLPGRRWIVAGPFKQLWIRYMRAALTRMVTVVQETPKGIMEE; this is encoded by the coding sequence ATGACCAAAACGAGTGTCCCGATCACCGTCTTCGCCCGTACGACGTCCAGCCCCGCCCACACCTACCAGGTCATCGTGCCGATCGACCTCGCCCAGGTGTTCAAGCCGTGGGGACCGCTCCCCGGCGTCGCGGAAGTCCGCGACCAGACCGGCACCTGGAACCGGCCGGGGACATCGCGCCAGACCTGGTTCACCGACGGCTCCAAGGCCGACGAGCGGCTTACCGAGATCGCGGAGGGGCACGGGTTCGCCTACGAGCTGAGTGGCTTCACCAACGTGCTGGCCAAGCTGACCTCCGGGGTGCGCGGCGAGTGGTCGTTCCTGCCCGATGGCACCGGCACGTCGATCCGGTGGACCTACGACTTCCGGCCGCTGCCAGGCCGCCGCTGGATCGTCGCGGGGCCGTTCAAGCAGCTCTGGATCCGCTACATGCGCGCTGCACTCACCAGGATGGTGACCGTGGTGCAGGAAACGCCCAAGGGCATCATGGAGGAGTGA
- a CDS encoding MbtH family protein, producing the protein MTTNPFDDDTLEHYVLVNDEGQHSLWPAFSEVPAGWTVVHGRASRQSCVEYVEEHWTDMRPKSLIRAMGE; encoded by the coding sequence ATGACCACCAACCCCTTCGACGACGACACCCTTGAGCACTACGTCCTCGTCAACGACGAGGGCCAGCACTCCCTGTGGCCGGCCTTCTCCGAGGTCCCGGCCGGCTGGACCGTCGTCCACGGCCGCGCGAGCCGCCAGTCGTGCGTGGAGTACGTCGAGGAGCACTGGACCGACATGCGACCGAAGAGCCTGATCCGGGCCATGGGTGAATGA
- a CDS encoding AAA family ATPase: protein MGARGLTDRLAEARAGALVGREQERAVLDLMLSGAAQAPFVAYLHGPGGIGKSSLVRYAARQAELAGRRVVHVDGRFLETDPRRLEEAAAPACSEPGTVLLIDTFEQCQPLETWLRETFLPRLADQAIVVVAGRTAPDAEWSLDPGWAQLFTALPIRPLDPAESDALLAARGVPAEQRGAFVAFAGGSPLALSLAASVPPAAPGAPWYPTGDILTTLVERLVGDLPGALHRRALEVVAQAYVTREPLLRAVLGDEDTNTVFPWLRQLPYIEVTPEGLHPHDAVRATLEADLRWRDPERCDDIRARISLAGLQAVRSATADDALLRVAEWMFLFRDHDRPDNLYDHRKHPHIEDTPLRPEDVPAVLRMAEEAEGPASAAAVAHWLRRRPDAFRVHRYTGSTTPVSFMAILRLDAPLPEDRAEDPVIAAVWDLVETAAPLGPGEHLGIRRFAVQPGGHQQPSPLMELISRRTIAEEMRTQQRAVTFTVFEDADRWGRYLAEAGMPEVAAVDVGGLRQHVFGRDWRRQTMEQWVQHRARTAATPLATWPATAPSSGPGDQLPRAAFEEGVLEALRTWHTPRAFATSALLHSHLVTPGSPDPAADLRGAITTALDAIQTDPAGVKAHEALTATYITAPRTHRAAARRLGVPYGTYRRHLALAKERLTEQLLRQPATPPTPAPPHQLPRE, encoded by the coding sequence TTGGGTGCGAGGGGCCTGACGGACCGGCTGGCGGAGGCTCGAGCCGGAGCGCTGGTGGGCAGGGAGCAGGAGCGGGCGGTGCTCGACCTGATGCTGTCGGGCGCGGCGCAAGCGCCGTTTGTGGCGTACCTGCACGGCCCCGGCGGCATCGGCAAGTCCTCGCTCGTGCGCTACGCCGCCCGGCAGGCGGAACTCGCCGGCCGCCGCGTGGTGCATGTGGACGGACGATTCCTCGAAACCGATCCGCGCCGACTCGAGGAGGCCGCCGCCCCGGCATGCTCCGAACCCGGCACGGTGCTGCTCATCGACACCTTCGAACAGTGCCAGCCCCTCGAGACGTGGCTGCGCGAGACCTTCCTGCCTCGGCTCGCCGACCAGGCGATCGTGGTGGTGGCCGGCAGGACCGCCCCCGACGCCGAATGGTCGCTGGACCCCGGGTGGGCGCAACTGTTCACCGCACTGCCCATACGGCCGCTCGATCCCGCCGAGTCCGACGCCCTGCTCGCCGCCCGGGGGGTCCCCGCCGAGCAGCGCGGCGCCTTCGTCGCCTTCGCCGGAGGCAGCCCGCTCGCCCTCTCACTGGCCGCCTCCGTGCCCCCGGCCGCACCCGGCGCGCCGTGGTACCCCACCGGCGACATTCTGACGACCCTGGTCGAGCGGCTGGTCGGCGACCTGCCCGGCGCCCTCCATCGACGCGCCCTCGAAGTCGTCGCACAGGCCTATGTCACCCGCGAGCCCCTGCTGCGCGCGGTACTGGGTGACGAGGACACCAATACGGTGTTCCCCTGGCTGCGCCAGCTGCCCTACATCGAGGTCACACCCGAAGGGCTGCACCCGCACGACGCGGTGCGGGCGACCCTCGAGGCCGACCTGCGCTGGCGGGACCCCGAGCGCTGCGACGACATCCGCGCCCGCATCTCCCTCGCCGGCCTGCAGGCCGTACGCTCCGCCACCGCCGACGACGCGCTCTTACGAGTCGCGGAATGGATGTTCCTCTTCCGCGACCACGACCGCCCGGACAACCTGTACGACCACCGGAAGCACCCCCACATCGAGGACACTCCGCTCCGGCCCGAAGACGTGCCCGCCGTGCTGCGCATGGCCGAGGAGGCCGAGGGCCCGGCATCGGCAGCCGCGGTCGCGCACTGGCTGCGCCGCCGGCCGGACGCCTTCCGCGTCCACCGCTACACCGGCTCCACCACACCTGTTTCGTTCATGGCCATCCTGCGACTGGACGCACCGCTGCCCGAGGACCGCGCCGAAGACCCGGTCATCGCAGCGGTCTGGGACCTCGTGGAGACGGCCGCTCCCCTGGGACCGGGCGAGCACCTGGGCATCCGCCGCTTCGCGGTGCAACCCGGCGGGCATCAGCAGCCCTCACCCCTGATGGAACTCATCAGCCGGCGCACCATCGCCGAGGAGATGAGGACCCAGCAACGCGCGGTGACCTTCACCGTCTTCGAAGACGCCGACCGGTGGGGACGCTACCTCGCCGAGGCCGGAATGCCGGAAGTCGCGGCCGTGGACGTCGGCGGCCTGCGACAGCACGTCTTCGGCCGGGACTGGCGACGGCAGACAATGGAACAGTGGGTGCAACACCGGGCTCGCACGGCGGCCACGCCCCTGGCGACATGGCCTGCAACCGCCCCCTCGAGCGGCCCGGGCGACCAGCTGCCGCGCGCCGCGTTCGAGGAAGGCGTACTCGAGGCGCTGCGCACCTGGCACACCCCACGCGCATTCGCGACCAGCGCCCTGCTGCACTCCCATCTCGTGACACCGGGCTCACCCGACCCGGCCGCGGACCTGCGCGGCGCCATCACCACCGCCCTCGACGCGATACAGACCGACCCGGCGGGCGTCAAAGCCCACGAGGCCCTCACCGCCACGTACATCACGGCCCCCCGTACCCACAGGGCCGCCGCCCGACGGCTCGGGGTGCCCTACGGCACCTACCGGCGCCACCTCGCCCTGGCCAAGGAACGCCTCACCGAACAACTGCTGCGACAACCGGCCACGCCACCCACACCGGCCCCGCCACACCAGTTGCCGAGGGAGTGA
- a CDS encoding four-helix bundle copper-binding protein, with protein MTQTTSQQELFQFLEDRFACAQACTECARACALRASLVDPDGTEEQELVRRKGIMCAEVCDATCRVLSEQNGLDEHGIRVQLEWCRSVCLECAHVFDRHPGAEDSAKACRECAQACSDFIATLV; from the coding sequence GTGACACAGACGACATCCCAGCAGGAGCTCTTCCAGTTCCTGGAGGACAGGTTCGCGTGTGCCCAGGCATGTACCGAGTGCGCACGGGCGTGTGCGCTGCGCGCGAGCCTCGTGGATCCGGACGGGACCGAGGAGCAGGAACTCGTACGACGCAAGGGCATCATGTGCGCGGAGGTCTGCGACGCGACCTGTCGTGTGCTCTCCGAGCAGAACGGCCTCGACGAGCACGGCATCAGGGTGCAGCTGGAGTGGTGCCGGTCGGTCTGCCTGGAGTGCGCGCACGTCTTCGACCGCCATCCGGGCGCCGAGGACAGCGCGAAGGCGTGCCGGGAGTGCGCGCAGGCGTGCTCGGACTTCATCGCGACGCTGGTCTGA
- a CDS encoding glycoside hydrolase family 15 protein, producing the protein MRTAFPPHALHDYALLADGERGALIGPDGAISWLCAPSWHDEAVLAALVGGRGVYAVTPEGRHVFGGYYEEGTLIWRSRWVTDDGIVECREALAFPGDPDRLVLLRQVRAVEGPARVGVVLDPHGAYGTEAIASVRRDDDEVWELRTGTHRLRWQGAAHAVPGEQGLSAEITLKPGERHDLVLECAAAPLPHDLPRADEAWAATETAWHGAVPALDHTVAVTDARRAYAVLRGLTTRGGGMVAAATTSLPERAEEGRNYDYRYVWIRDQSLAGQAAAAAGADDLLDAAVGFVAARLNTDGPRLAPAYTVHGSPVPDQRDLELPGYPGGFDRVGNQVRAQFQLDCFGEALLLFAAAERRGRLDADHARAATVAVQAIAERRREPDAGIWELGNRLWTHSRLICVAGLRAMADAAPGHPLAETCVRLADTVLDATARTCVHPDGHWQRAPDDPSVDAALLLPAVRGALPAADVRTRATLDACRRDLAQDHLIYRFRHDDRPLEEAEGAFLLCGFATALAEHQQGRTVEAYRWFERNRGACGASGLYAEEFDIAQRRLRGNLPQAFVHALILETSARLGE; encoded by the coding sequence ATGCGCACCGCGTTCCCGCCCCACGCGCTGCACGACTACGCGCTACTGGCCGACGGGGAACGCGGCGCGCTGATCGGGCCGGACGGGGCCATCTCCTGGCTGTGCGCCCCGTCCTGGCACGACGAGGCGGTGCTCGCCGCCCTCGTCGGCGGCCGGGGTGTCTACGCCGTCACCCCGGAGGGCCGCCACGTCTTCGGCGGGTACTACGAAGAGGGCACGCTGATCTGGCGCAGCCGGTGGGTCACCGACGACGGCATCGTGGAGTGCCGCGAGGCCCTGGCCTTCCCCGGCGACCCGGACCGCCTGGTGCTGCTGCGGCAGGTGCGGGCCGTCGAGGGCCCAGCCCGCGTCGGTGTCGTCCTGGACCCGCACGGCGCCTACGGCACGGAGGCGATCGCGTCCGTGCGGCGGGACGACGACGAGGTGTGGGAACTGCGCACCGGCACCCACCGCCTGCGCTGGCAGGGCGCCGCCCACGCCGTGCCCGGCGAACAGGGGCTGAGCGCCGAGATCACGCTCAAGCCCGGGGAACGGCACGACCTGGTCCTGGAGTGCGCCGCCGCCCCGCTGCCGCACGACCTGCCGAGGGCCGACGAGGCCTGGGCGGCCACCGAGACCGCCTGGCACGGGGCCGTACCCGCCCTCGACCACACCGTGGCCGTCACCGACGCGCGCCGCGCGTACGCCGTGCTGCGCGGCCTGACCACCCGGGGCGGCGGCATGGTCGCGGCCGCCACCACCAGCCTGCCCGAACGTGCCGAAGAAGGCCGCAACTACGACTACCGGTACGTGTGGATCCGCGACCAGAGCCTTGCTGGCCAGGCCGCCGCCGCAGCGGGCGCCGATGACCTCCTCGACGCCGCCGTCGGCTTCGTCGCCGCCCGGCTGAACACCGACGGGCCGCGGCTGGCCCCCGCCTACACCGTGCACGGCAGCCCCGTCCCCGATCAACGCGACCTCGAACTGCCTGGCTATCCGGGCGGGTTCGACCGCGTCGGCAACCAGGTGCGCGCGCAGTTCCAGCTGGACTGCTTCGGCGAGGCCCTGCTGCTGTTCGCCGCCGCCGAGCGGCGCGGCCGTCTCGACGCCGACCACGCCAGGGCCGCCACCGTCGCCGTCCAGGCGATCGCCGAGCGCCGGCGCGAACCGGACGCCGGCATCTGGGAGTTGGGGAACCGGCTGTGGACCCACAGCCGGCTGATCTGCGTCGCCGGACTGCGGGCCATGGCCGACGCGGCCCCCGGCCACCCGCTGGCCGAGACCTGCGTACGCCTGGCCGACACCGTCCTCGACGCCACCGCCCGGACCTGCGTGCACCCCGACGGGCACTGGCAACGCGCCCCCGACGACCCGTCGGTGGACGCCGCCCTGTTGCTGCCCGCCGTACGAGGCGCTCTGCCCGCCGCCGACGTGCGCACGCGCGCCACCCTCGACGCCTGCCGCCGGGACCTGGCCCAGGACCACCTCATCTACCGCTTCCGGCACGACGACCGCCCGCTGGAGGAGGCCGAGGGCGCCTTCCTGCTGTGCGGGTTCGCGACGGCGCTCGCCGAGCACCAACAGGGCCGTACCGTCGAGGCGTACCGCTGGTTCGAACGCAACCGCGGCGCCTGCGGGGCGTCGGGCCTGTACGCCGAGGAGTTCGACATCGCCCAGCGCCGGCTGCGCGGCAACCTCCCGCAGGCCTTCGTCCACGCCCTGATCCTGGAGACGTCCGCCCGCCTCGGTGAGTGA
- a CDS encoding DUF6479 family protein, translating into MNSSWMDIAAGRGALGIGLIVAGVVVVAVLIGAFWLGVRIKRRELPPPTPDEQPRLPEDGPVREVREQREPHEVPKGRHRLTPHEIPGHGNTGTRTSASKDRPRWDEGNSGSFGSGGPGGR; encoded by the coding sequence ATGAATAGCTCATGGATGGACATCGCCGCAGGCCGGGGCGCTCTCGGCATCGGCCTGATCGTGGCGGGTGTGGTGGTCGTGGCGGTGCTGATCGGCGCCTTCTGGCTGGGTGTCCGGATCAAGCGCCGTGAGCTGCCCCCGCCGACCCCCGACGAGCAGCCGCGCCTGCCGGAGGACGGCCCGGTCCGTGAGGTCCGGGAACAACGGGAGCCCCACGAGGTGCCCAAGGGCCGTCACCGACTGACCCCGCACGAGATCCCGGGCCACGGCAACACCGGAACCCGGACCAGCGCCTCGAAGGACCGGCCGCGCTGGGACGAGGGCAACAGCGGGTCGTTCGGGAGCGGCGGTCCGGGCGGCCGCTGA
- a CDS encoding cytochrome P450 — protein sequence MTTRRTIAPDELDTLNLADPRLHAESDLSAVWRHLREHEPVHWNPATDSAPGFWAVTRHADVTAVYRDSTRFTSEGGNVLETLLAGGDSAAGRMLAITDGPRHAALRRILLSAFSPRALEPIVASVRRTVERLLRDAIDKGSCDFAADVAAGIPLGAICDLLGVPDADRAHVLSLTSSALGSHDADSTAADAWIAKSEILLYFAGLARDRREGGHADVIALLAGSEVEGLPLDDDEIMLNCYSLILGGDETARLSMVGAALALLEHPDQWQALRNGDAGIDTAVEEILRWTTPALHSGRTATTDTEVGGRAIRTGDIVTVWNASANQDERIFEAPERLLLNRTPNKHVTFAYGPHFCLGAYLARAEIGAVLAGLRDQVAAMEQTGPAGPVYSNFLSGLGSLPLMLKGA from the coding sequence ATGACCACACGGCGGACCATCGCACCGGACGAGCTCGACACGCTGAACCTGGCCGATCCCCGGCTGCACGCCGAGAGCGACCTGTCCGCCGTGTGGCGCCACCTCAGGGAGCACGAGCCGGTCCACTGGAACCCGGCCACCGACTCCGCCCCCGGCTTCTGGGCGGTGACCCGGCACGCCGACGTCACCGCCGTCTACCGGGACAGCACCCGCTTCACCTCCGAGGGCGGCAACGTCCTGGAGACCCTGCTCGCCGGCGGCGACTCGGCGGCCGGCCGCATGCTCGCCATCACCGACGGCCCCCGGCACGCCGCGCTGCGCCGCATCCTGCTGTCCGCGTTCTCGCCGCGCGCCCTGGAACCGATCGTCGCCAGTGTGCGGCGCACGGTGGAGAGGCTGCTGCGGGACGCCATCGACAAGGGCTCCTGCGACTTCGCCGCCGATGTCGCGGCGGGCATCCCGCTCGGCGCCATCTGCGACCTGCTCGGCGTGCCCGACGCAGACCGCGCCCATGTGCTCAGCCTGACCTCCTCGGCGCTCGGCTCGCACGACGCGGACAGCACGGCCGCCGACGCGTGGATCGCCAAGAGCGAGATCCTGCTCTACTTCGCGGGCCTGGCCCGGGACCGGCGCGAGGGCGGCCATGCCGACGTCATCGCGCTCCTGGCGGGCAGCGAGGTCGAGGGGCTGCCGCTGGACGACGACGAGATCATGCTCAACTGCTACAGCCTCATCCTCGGCGGCGACGAGACCGCCCGGCTGTCCATGGTCGGCGCCGCCCTCGCCCTCCTGGAGCACCCCGATCAGTGGCAGGCGCTCAGGAACGGCGACGCCGGAATCGACACCGCCGTGGAGGAGATCCTGCGCTGGACGACCCCCGCCCTGCACTCCGGCCGCACCGCCACCACGGACACCGAGGTCGGCGGCCGGGCCATCAGGACAGGAGACATCGTCACCGTGTGGAACGCCTCCGCCAACCAGGACGAGCGGATCTTCGAGGCCCCCGAACGACTGCTCCTGAACCGCACGCCCAACAAGCACGTCACCTTCGCCTACGGCCCCCACTTCTGCCTCGGCGCCTATCTGGCCCGCGCCGAGATCGGAGCCGTGCTCGCCGGACTGCGCGACCAGGTGGCGGCCATGGAACAGACCGGCCCGGCCGGCCCCGTCTACTCCAACTTCCTCAGCGGCCTCGGCTCGCTTCCCCTGATGCTGAAGGGCGCGTAG
- a CDS encoding acyl-CoA dehydrogenase family protein — MHLAHTPEQLRLRTELRVYFADLVPDNAHARFTDRAAQKRFYRDTIRRLGTDGWLGVGWPKEYGGRGLTAMEQFIFFDEAAQAGVPLPLMALNTVGPTIMRYGTDEQKTYFLPRILSGEIDFAIGYSEPDAGTDLASLKTRAVRDGDEYVVNGQKIWTTNGDTADWVWLAVRTDPDAPPHKGITMLLMPTTDPGYSCTVINTLASHDTTASYYENVRVPVAHRVGEENHGWRLITNQLNHERVTLAAHGTMAIRALHDVQRWAMETKLADGRRVVDLPWVRRLLARTHTRLDALKLLNWRMVNAVQDGTLTPQDASAVKVYGSEARRDAYAWLMEIVATAGALKEGSAGAVLHGELERGYRSAVIFTFGGGNNEIQREIISWIGLGMPRVRR, encoded by the coding sequence GTGCATCTCGCCCATACGCCCGAGCAGTTGCGGCTGCGTACCGAACTGCGCGTCTACTTCGCCGACCTGGTGCCGGACAACGCCCACGCCCGGTTCACCGACCGGGCGGCCCAGAAGCGGTTCTACCGCGACACCATCCGCCGCCTGGGCACGGACGGCTGGCTCGGCGTGGGCTGGCCGAAGGAGTACGGCGGCCGCGGCCTGACGGCGATGGAGCAGTTCATCTTCTTCGACGAGGCCGCCCAGGCCGGTGTGCCGCTGCCTCTGATGGCGCTCAACACCGTCGGCCCGACGATCATGCGGTACGGCACGGACGAGCAGAAGACGTACTTCCTGCCGAGGATCCTCTCCGGCGAGATCGACTTCGCCATCGGCTACAGCGAGCCCGACGCCGGCACCGACCTGGCCTCCCTCAAGACCCGCGCGGTACGGGACGGCGACGAGTACGTCGTCAACGGCCAGAAGATCTGGACCACCAACGGCGACACCGCCGACTGGGTCTGGCTCGCCGTCCGCACCGACCCCGACGCGCCCCCGCACAAGGGCATCACCATGCTCCTGATGCCGACCACCGACCCCGGCTACTCCTGCACCGTCATCAACACCCTCGCCTCGCACGACACCACGGCCAGCTACTACGAGAACGTCCGCGTCCCCGTCGCCCACCGGGTCGGCGAGGAGAACCACGGCTGGCGGCTGATCACCAACCAGCTCAACCACGAACGCGTCACCCTCGCCGCCCACGGCACCATGGCCATCCGCGCCCTGCACGACGTGCAGCGCTGGGCCATGGAGACCAAGCTCGCCGACGGCCGCCGCGTCGTCGACCTGCCCTGGGTACGCCGCCTCCTCGCCCGCACCCACACCAGGCTGGACGCGCTGAAACTCCTCAACTGGCGGATGGTCAACGCCGTCCAGGACGGCACCCTCACCCCGCAGGACGCCTCAGCGGTCAAGGTCTACGGCTCCGAGGCCCGCCGCGACGCCTACGCCTGGCTGATGGAGATCGTCGCCACCGCGGGCGCACTCAAGGAGGGCTCGGCGGGCGCCGTCCTCCACGGCGAACTGGAACGCGGCTACCGCTCCGCGGTCATCTTCACCTTCGGCGGCGGCAACAACGAGATCCAGCGGGAGATCATCTCGTGGATCGGGCTGGGGATGCCTCGGGTGCGGCGCTGA